One part of the Rutidosis leptorrhynchoides isolate AG116_Rl617_1_P2 chromosome 1, CSIRO_AGI_Rlap_v1, whole genome shotgun sequence genome encodes these proteins:
- the LOC139903058 gene encoding uncharacterized protein, translating to MWNSFASTIRDVAKETLGMAVGTSRGHKSCRESWWISDEVQTKVALKQLRFRELVTCRDGTRDDRTRAEERYKEAKREAKKAVARAKDKAYEVLYRKLDSKEGANDIYRIAKPRERRRMNIDNIKTRAPRGSAGLGNRTIPEQQFL from the exons ATGTGGAATAGTTTCGCATCAACTATTAGAGATGTTGCTAAGGAAACCTTAGGTATGGCAGTAGGGACATCCAGAGGACATAAGTCATGTAGAGAGTCATGGTGGATTAGTGATGAGGTTCAAACCAAAGTCGCACTTAAGCAACTGAGGTTTAGGGAGCTCGTTACATGTCGGGACGGGACACGTGATGACAGAACTAGGGCAGAAGAAAGgtataaagaagctaaaagagaagctaagaaggctgtTGCCCGTGCAAAAGATAAAGCGTATGAAGTTTTGTATAGGAAACTAGACTCCAAAGAAGGAGCAAATGATATTTACAGGATTGCTAAACCTAGGGAGCGTAGGAGGATGAATatagataacatcaa GACCCGGGCGCCAAGAGGATCTGCAGGACTTGGGAATAGGACAATTCCAGAACAACAATTTCTGTAA